A genomic stretch from Juglans microcarpa x Juglans regia isolate MS1-56 chromosome 3S, Jm3101_v1.0, whole genome shotgun sequence includes:
- the LOC121257908 gene encoding protein C2-DOMAIN ABA-RELATED 7-like, producing the protein MENLLGLLRIRVQRGINLAVRDSLSSSDPYVVVTFGEQKLKSRVVDNNLNPEWNDALTLSVKDLDVPITLTVYDKDILTSDDKMGDAEIDIKPYVECVRGGLENQPNGFVVKKIQPSKTNCLVEESICVWEGGKIVQEMRLRLRNVECGEVVIQLEWIDLPGSEAMSTA; encoded by the exons ATGGAGAATCTGCTGGGACTTCTTCGTATTCGGGTTCAGAGAGGCATTAATCTTGCCGTACGTGACTCCTTAAGCAGCAGCGACCCTTATGTCGTCGTCACCTTTGGCGAACAG AAATTGAAGTCTCGTGTGGTAGATAATAACCTCAATCCTGAGTGGAACGACGCACTGACTCTTTCTGTCAAAGATCTCGATGTTCCTATCACTCTG ACAGTTTATGACAAAGACATATTAACGTCTGATGACAAAATGGGTGATGCCGAGATAGACATAAAACCATATGTTGAGTGTGTGAGGGGTGGCTTGGAAAACCAGCCAAATGGTTTTGTAGTAAAGAAAATTCAGCCAAGCAAGACAAACTGCCTTGTAGAGGAGAGTATTTGTGTTTGGGAGGGTGGAAAAATTGTGCAGGAAATGCGTCTGAGACTCAGAAATGTGGAGTGTGGTGAAGTGGTGATCCAACTTGAGTGGATTGATCTTCCAGGTAGTGAAGCTATGTCAACTGCATGA